From Oceanococcus atlanticus, a single genomic window includes:
- a CDS encoding AraC family transcriptional regulator, producing the protein MDKPATQTSPQALTSYSVAASYIACLLDTAEQQGADRDQLLRESGLTAEQLDPGSARLPVGVLLKLFVLAERLTGDSMIGIHMAENVRPGTFNALGYAAMSCSTLGDALCMIPRYEALVYDGGRTKVECRDGRVCVSWASGLPEQHDLRAFNEVIVGGWLSFGRWIAGRHGHDGLAISFRHQAPPQLDEYIRFFDCPVRFAAPTNSLSGPLQALQMPLLQRDEEMHALMENHAQIALGRIREGRDVTAQVIAHIQRLLPVRAPALSSVAAELHVSERTLRRRLQQEGAQFSELVSQVRRQLSQHYLERTTLSILEVALLLGYAEQSSFTAAFRQWFGQSPRDYRKQHRPASTPR; encoded by the coding sequence ATGGATAAGCCCGCAACACAGACCTCACCCCAGGCGCTCACCTCGTACAGCGTGGCGGCCTCTTACATTGCCTGTTTGCTCGATACGGCGGAGCAGCAGGGCGCGGACAGGGATCAATTGCTGCGAGAGAGTGGCCTCACTGCAGAGCAGCTGGATCCGGGCAGCGCGCGTCTGCCGGTTGGCGTGTTGCTCAAACTTTTTGTGCTGGCCGAACGGCTCACGGGTGACAGCATGATAGGCATCCACATGGCCGAGAACGTCCGGCCGGGGACCTTCAATGCCCTGGGTTATGCGGCCATGAGTTGTTCAACCCTGGGCGACGCGCTGTGCATGATTCCGCGTTACGAAGCGCTGGTTTACGACGGTGGACGGACAAAGGTCGAGTGCCGCGACGGGCGCGTTTGCGTGAGTTGGGCATCGGGTTTGCCGGAACAGCATGATCTGCGCGCGTTCAACGAGGTTATCGTCGGTGGCTGGTTGAGCTTCGGGCGCTGGATTGCCGGACGACACGGCCACGATGGGTTGGCTATCAGTTTTCGCCACCAGGCGCCGCCGCAGCTGGATGAGTACATCCGGTTTTTCGATTGTCCGGTGCGTTTCGCCGCGCCAACCAACAGTCTGTCTGGTCCGCTTCAGGCTCTGCAAATGCCATTGCTTCAGCGTGATGAGGAAATGCATGCGCTGATGGAAAATCACGCCCAGATTGCATTGGGGCGTATTCGCGAAGGACGTGATGTAACGGCGCAGGTGATCGCCCATATCCAGCGCCTGCTGCCGGTGCGGGCGCCGGCGCTGAGCAGCGTGGCCGCCGAGCTGCATGTCAGCGAGCGCACCTTGCGGCGTCGCCTGCAACAGGAAGGCGCGCAGTTCTCCGAACTGGTCAGTCAGGTGCGACGTCAGCTCAGCCAGCATTATCTGGAGCGCACCACGCTGTCCATTTTAGAAGTTGCGCTGCTACTGGGGTATGCCGAGCAAAGCTCCTTTACCGCGGCGTTTCGTCAGTGGTTCGGACAATCCCCGCGCGACTATCGCAAGCAGCACAGGCCGGCATCGACGCCACGATGA
- a CDS encoding DUF6635 family protein gives MAKAVASFCARHFSWRGAWSLNRQALGLDLLRAPLNVFYAPLWVLLQISAQLLAWLGLQRTARIVRELPSGLATRVQQRVRQAITDELIRPRWGNTLDTSQQRIVALNLMRYQAARNAMADISANLAVLVSGMLLFRQFTPGGLSLGQHTGDALTQHWAISHFWAGESLGRLWYGWFPVDTPLWLSFTAIALVMVMIALTAALSGLLMDPVQHALGWHRRRLNRLLNAIDKDLQTQQAHHYQPREPFWARAFDALDWLRL, from the coding sequence ATGGCCAAGGCCGTCGCGTCGTTCTGCGCGCGGCATTTTTCCTGGCGCGGAGCCTGGTCACTCAATCGACAGGCGCTGGGCCTGGATCTGCTGCGGGCGCCGCTCAATGTGTTCTACGCACCGCTGTGGGTGCTGTTGCAGATCAGCGCGCAACTGCTGGCCTGGCTGGGCCTGCAGCGCACCGCCCGCATCGTGCGCGAGTTACCCTCTGGCCTGGCCACCCGGGTACAGCAGCGGGTTCGTCAGGCGATCACCGATGAGCTGATCAGGCCTCGATGGGGCAACACGCTGGATACCAGCCAACAACGCATCGTGGCGCTCAATCTGATGCGCTACCAGGCAGCACGCAACGCGATGGCTGACATCAGCGCCAACCTGGCCGTGCTGGTCAGCGGCATGTTGCTGTTTCGTCAATTCACGCCCGGCGGCCTGAGCCTGGGTCAGCACACTGGTGATGCCCTGACCCAGCATTGGGCAATCAGCCATTTCTGGGCCGGCGAAAGCCTCGGCCGTCTCTGGTATGGCTGGTTTCCGGTGGATACCCCGCTGTGGCTTAGCTTCACGGCGATTGCCCTGGTCATGGTCATGATCGCGCTGACCGCGGCACTGTCCGGTCTGCTGATGGACCCTGTGCAGCATGCGCTGGGCTGGCACCGACGCCGGCTCAACCGCCTGCTCAATGCCATCGACAAAGATTTGCAGACCCAACAGGCGCACCACTACCAGCCGCGCGAACCGTTCTGGGCGCGCGCTTTCGACGCCCTGGACTGGTTACGTCTCTAG
- a CDS encoding FAD-dependent monooxygenase: MSSQRHDLAVVGAGPVGALTALLAAERGFSVALLDATPELGNAPPDGEYDLRVVALSPGSRALFEQAHAWPEALAARIQPYQRMHVWDADGKGEIDFDAASLGRESLGQIIEVRVLQWGLDQAVAHHAGITRYADSKLQQLIPDTQGSRLHCANGQVLEASVVVGADGRDSRVRAASGIGIETRDYAQSGVVAVLDAQPAFSDCARQVFTPRGPLGLLPLPHEQVSIVWSVEQAEAQRLCGLSDEAFCQELAHAVGDQRFALRSRRVSFPLRLQHATAYAQDQVALVGDAAHVVHPLAGLGMNLGFEDAAALITALDTPRRLRAPRAIDAALQRYARQRRRQVLPALGLIDGLDALFGARSAELMRLRAAGLGLVDRQQRMKAEFMAYALGGQQHAPGASVQR; encoded by the coding sequence ATGAGCAGCCAACGCCATGATCTTGCCGTGGTCGGCGCCGGGCCGGTGGGTGCGCTGACGGCACTGCTGGCCGCTGAGCGTGGTTTTTCAGTGGCCTTGCTGGATGCCACGCCCGAGCTTGGCAATGCGCCGCCCGACGGCGAGTACGATTTGCGTGTGGTTGCGCTTTCGCCGGGTTCGCGCGCGCTGTTCGAGCAGGCCCACGCCTGGCCGGAAGCGTTAGCTGCGCGTATCCAGCCGTACCAGCGTATGCATGTGTGGGATGCAGACGGCAAGGGCGAAATCGATTTTGATGCGGCTTCTCTGGGCCGTGAGAGCCTCGGTCAGATCATCGAGGTGCGTGTGTTGCAGTGGGGACTGGATCAGGCTGTTGCGCATCATGCGGGGATTACGCGATATGCCGACAGCAAGCTGCAGCAGCTGATACCCGATACACAGGGCAGTCGCCTGCACTGCGCCAATGGTCAGGTGCTGGAGGCCAGCGTGGTGGTCGGCGCCGATGGTCGCGATTCGCGCGTGCGAGCGGCCAGTGGCATTGGTATCGAAACCCGCGATTACGCGCAAAGTGGGGTGGTTGCGGTGCTCGATGCCCAGCCTGCTTTTTCCGACTGCGCGCGTCAGGTGTTTACCCCGCGCGGGCCGCTGGGCCTGTTGCCGTTGCCGCATGAACAGGTGTCGATTGTCTGGTCGGTTGAGCAGGCCGAAGCACAGCGTCTTTGCGGCCTTAGTGATGAGGCATTCTGCCAGGAGCTGGCGCATGCGGTCGGCGATCAGCGCTTTGCCTTGCGCAGTCGGCGAGTCAGTTTTCCGTTGCGGCTTCAGCATGCCACCGCCTATGCCCAGGATCAGGTGGCGCTGGTTGGCGACGCCGCGCATGTGGTGCACCCGCTGGCTGGTCTGGGTATGAATCTGGGGTTTGAAGATGCCGCCGCGCTGATCACGGCGCTGGATACACCACGCCGGCTGCGTGCGCCGCGTGCGATCGATGCCGCGCTGCAGCGGTATGCGCGTCAGCGGCGTCGTCAGGTGTTGCCGGCGCTGGGGCTGATTGATGGCCTGGATGCACTGTTCGGGGCGCGCAGCGCAGAGTTAATGCGTTTGCGTGCCGCCGGTCTGGGTCTGGTGGATCGGCAGCAGCGGATGAAGGCCGAATTCATGGCCTACGCCCTGGGTGGTCAGCAACACGCGCCCGGCGCAAGCGTGCAGCGCTAG
- the dauA gene encoding C4-dicarboxylic acid transporter DauA, which translates to MIAAALREAWREGSLISTLPANIVAGITVGIVALPLSMGLAIASGVAPQHGLYTAIVGGLLIALLGGSRVNISGPTAAFVVVLLPVVQHYGLAGLLLAGAMAGVIMMAFGLLRLGGLIQLIPYPVVVGFTSGIGVVIATLQLKDFLGLSPSGEALHFVDKLWQMLIALPTLRWQELLIGALTFAVLVLWRRVKTRVPSYLVALLIGTSLAAGFNAAESLPDVETIATRFSFERDGQVIAGIPAIAPHVLLPWHLPGADGQPLNVNLSLIRELLGPAFAIALLGALESLLCALVADGMTGSQHNPDSELIGQGAGNIAVAFFGGIPATAAIARTATNVRSGATTPVAAITHAVSVLLAMLLLAPWLSLIPMAAMAAVLLMVAWNMSEAHHALRIVRRAPRADAAVFFTCFSLTVLIDMQVAVAAGVVLASLLFMRRMIELTGARQIGSSVHVHDQDQPRGVVIYDINGPLFFGAAHKALKVISTVDREVHTVILDLADVSMLDTTAMMNLESIARDLGGREQRLILVNVSARLHDKMQRYGLLAQPALSVRADLATALSA; encoded by the coding sequence ATGATCGCCGCTGCCTTACGTGAGGCCTGGCGCGAGGGCAGCCTGATCAGCACACTGCCGGCCAATATCGTGGCCGGCATCACCGTGGGTATCGTGGCCTTGCCGCTGTCCATGGGGCTGGCCATTGCCAGTGGCGTGGCGCCACAGCACGGTCTTTACACCGCCATCGTGGGAGGTCTGCTGATCGCGTTGCTGGGTGGTTCAAGGGTCAACATTTCCGGTCCCACGGCGGCCTTTGTGGTGGTCCTGTTGCCGGTGGTGCAGCACTACGGGCTGGCCGGGTTGTTGCTGGCCGGTGCCATGGCGGGTGTGATCATGATGGCGTTCGGTCTGCTGCGGCTGGGCGGTTTGATCCAGCTGATTCCTTACCCCGTGGTGGTCGGCTTCACCTCCGGCATCGGGGTGGTCATCGCCACCCTGCAATTGAAGGATTTTCTTGGGCTGAGCCCATCCGGCGAGGCGCTGCATTTTGTCGACAAGCTGTGGCAGATGCTGATCGCCTTGCCGACTTTGCGCTGGCAGGAGCTTCTGATCGGCGCGCTGACGTTTGCGGTGCTGGTGCTGTGGCGGCGGGTCAAAACCCGGGTGCCGTCGTATCTGGTGGCGCTGCTGATCGGCACCTCGCTGGCGGCGGGTTTCAATGCGGCGGAGAGCCTGCCGGATGTCGAAACCATCGCCACCCGCTTCAGTTTCGAGCGCGACGGTCAGGTCATCGCTGGTATTCCCGCCATCGCCCCGCATGTGCTGCTGCCCTGGCATTTGCCTGGCGCAGACGGTCAACCGCTGAACGTGAATCTGAGCCTGATCCGCGAGTTGCTTGGCCCGGCCTTTGCCATTGCTTTGCTGGGTGCGCTGGAGTCCTTGCTGTGCGCGCTGGTGGCGGATGGCATGACCGGTTCACAGCACAATCCGGACAGCGAGCTGATCGGCCAGGGTGCCGGCAATATTGCGGTGGCGTTCTTCGGTGGCATTCCGGCCACGGCGGCGATCGCACGCACCGCAACCAATGTGCGCTCCGGCGCCACCACACCGGTGGCGGCCATCACCCATGCCGTGTCGGTGTTGCTGGCTATGCTGCTGCTGGCGCCGTGGCTGTCCCTGATCCCGATGGCCGCGATGGCTGCGGTGCTCTTGATGGTGGCCTGGAACATGAGCGAGGCGCACCACGCCTTGCGCATTGTGCGGCGTGCGCCGCGCGCCGATGCGGCCGTGTTTTTCACCTGTTTCAGTCTGACCGTGCTGATCGACATGCAGGTGGCCGTGGCGGCCGGGGTGGTGCTGGCCTCCTTGCTGTTCATGCGTCGCATGATCGAGTTGACTGGCGCTCGGCAGATCGGCAGCAGCGTGCATGTGCATGACCAGGATCAGCCGCGCGGTGTGGTCATATACGACATCAACGGGCCACTCTTCTTTGGTGCCGCACACAAGGCGCTCAAAGTGATTTCCACCGTCGACCGCGAGGTTCACACGGTGATTCTGGATCTGGCCGATGTCTCCATGCTCGACACCACTGCGATGATGAATTTGGAATCGATTGCGCGTGACCTGGGCGGGCGTGAACAGCGTCTGATTCTGGTCAATGTAAGTGCGCGTTTGCACGACAAGATGCAGCGCTATGGTCTGCTTGCTCAGCCTGCGCTGAGCGTGCGCGCAGACCTTGCGACGGCGCTGTCCGCATGA
- the pepP gene encoding Xaa-Pro aminopeptidase, whose translation MSNYIPRPAEAHISADEFARRRRALMDAIGPDGVAIIPAATEQTRNSDVHYRFRQDSDFRYLTGFPEPDAWAVLAPGHADGEFVMFCRPRDKAREQWDGYRAGPEGCVARYGADRAEVIADLDSKMPDLLKDREVVHFTSGWKQANDVSLQRWLGAVRAMVRTGVQAPTQVHQIGAILHEQRLRKSPAEVAMMRYAAQVSAAAHVRAMQRVSPGMYEYQLGAELHHDFERHGMECAYGSIVGGGANACVLHYVENAQPLADGDLCLIDAGAEFEGYCADITRTFPVNGHFSAAQRAVYDIVLESQIAAIEAVRKDASWMAPHEVVVPILTQGLVDLGLLKGNVQDLIETQKYTEFFMHKTGHWLGMDVHDVGNYRVNRRWRALEPGMVLTIEPGLYLSAGSPGVSEEFANIGIRIEDDVLVTEAEADVLTRDVPKSVDDIEALMAQA comes from the coding sequence ATGTCGAACTACATCCCCAGGCCGGCTGAGGCCCACATCAGCGCTGACGAATTTGCTCGGCGCCGGCGCGCCCTGATGGATGCCATCGGGCCTGATGGCGTGGCCATCATTCCTGCCGCGACCGAGCAGACGCGCAACAGCGATGTGCACTACCGTTTTCGTCAGGATTCGGATTTCCGCTACCTCACGGGCTTTCCGGAGCCGGACGCCTGGGCGGTTCTGGCGCCGGGGCATGCCGACGGCGAGTTCGTCATGTTCTGTCGTCCACGTGACAAGGCGCGCGAGCAGTGGGACGGCTATCGGGCCGGGCCGGAAGGTTGCGTGGCGCGCTATGGCGCAGACCGGGCTGAAGTCATCGCCGATCTCGACAGCAAGATGCCGGATCTGCTCAAGGACCGTGAAGTGGTGCACTTCACCAGTGGCTGGAAGCAGGCCAATGATGTCAGCCTGCAGCGCTGGCTTGGCGCGGTGCGGGCGATGGTGCGCACCGGCGTTCAGGCACCGACTCAGGTTCATCAGATCGGCGCGATCCTGCACGAGCAGCGCCTGCGCAAGTCGCCGGCTGAGGTGGCCATGATGCGCTATGCCGCCCAGGTTTCGGCCGCTGCGCATGTGCGGGCCATGCAGCGTGTCAGCCCTGGTATGTACGAGTATCAGCTTGGTGCCGAATTGCATCACGACTTCGAGCGTCATGGCATGGAATGCGCCTACGGCAGCATTGTTGGCGGGGGCGCCAATGCCTGTGTGCTGCACTATGTCGAGAATGCCCAGCCGCTGGCTGATGGTGATCTGTGCCTGATTGATGCCGGTGCCGAGTTCGAAGGTTACTGCGCCGACATCACCCGTACCTTTCCGGTCAACGGGCATTTCAGTGCGGCTCAGCGGGCGGTTTACGACATCGTGCTGGAGTCGCAGATCGCCGCAATCGAGGCGGTGCGCAAAGACGCCAGCTGGATGGCGCCGCACGAGGTGGTGGTGCCCATACTGACCCAGGGGCTGGTTGATCTCGGCCTGCTCAAGGGCAATGTTCAGGATTTGATCGAAACCCAGAAGTACACCGAGTTCTTCATGCACAAGACCGGTCACTGGCTGGGCATGGATGTTCATGATGTGGGCAACTATCGGGTCAACCGGCGCTGGCGTGCGTTGGAGCCGGGCATGGTTCTGACCATTGAGCCTGGCCTGTATCTGTCGGCCGGTAGCCCCGGCGTGAGCGAGGAATTCGCCAACATCGGCATTCGCATCGAGGACGATGTGCTGGTGACCGAGGCCGAGGCCGATGTGCTGACCCGCGACGTGCCCAAATCCGTGGACGATATCGAAGCGCTCATGGCCCAGGCATGA
- a CDS encoding UPF0149 family protein: MHEQTYNALADWLTEVESTTSPAGFHGQIAGMWCRHTQLPDDLALDEVNRNTPAWAALLDYAAQVRGDLEDPACSFQPVLPPDNAPLTERVAALADWSAGLMFGVGSAGELDKEKASDEVKELLRDLMEICKISVEEDEDGEAEEAYTEIVEYLKVAAQTLYVELHPQAG; this comes from the coding sequence ATGCATGAACAGACTTACAACGCACTCGCCGATTGGCTGACCGAAGTCGAATCGACCACCAGCCCGGCTGGATTCCATGGTCAGATTGCCGGTATGTGGTGCCGTCATACCCAGCTGCCGGACGATCTGGCGCTGGATGAGGTCAACCGCAACACGCCCGCCTGGGCGGCTTTGCTCGATTATGCCGCTCAGGTGCGCGGCGATCTGGAAGACCCGGCCTGCAGTTTTCAGCCGGTGTTGCCGCCGGACAACGCCCCGCTGACTGAGCGGGTGGCCGCACTGGCGGACTGGAGCGCCGGACTGATGTTTGGTGTGGGCAGTGCCGGCGAACTGGACAAGGAAAAGGCCTCGGATGAGGTCAAGGAACTTCTGCGCGACCTGATGGAGATCTGCAAGATCAGCGTGGAAGAGGACGAAGACGGCGAAGCCGAAGAGGCCTACACCGAAATCGTGGAATATCTCAAAGTGGCAGCACAGACGCTCTATGTCGAACTACATCCCCAGGCCGGCTGA
- a CDS encoding EF-hand domain-containing protein produces the protein MNKVRHTALALTSAALLGLAGTAIAESQTPYTDLDRNGDGKISKTEAGADNELSKQFEQIDTDGNGVLEWGEFARFESEGEMSDQPATDMNTQPLGETTPQ, from the coding sequence ATGAACAAGGTACGTCACACTGCACTGGCTCTGACCTCCGCTGCCCTGCTGGGCCTGGCCGGCACGGCCATCGCCGAGTCCCAGACCCCTTACACCGATCTCGACCGCAACGGCGACGGCAAGATTTCCAAGACCGAAGCCGGCGCTGACAACGAGCTGTCCAAGCAGTTCGAACAGATCGACACCGACGGCAACGGCGTTCTGGAATGGGGCGAGTTCGCCCGTTTCGAATCGGAAGGTGAAATGTCCGATCAGCCGGCGACCGACATGAACACCCAGCCGCTGGGTGAAACCACGCCGCAATAA
- a CDS encoding retropepsin-like aspartic protease family protein, giving the protein MYLRFVTFALLMLSTAAQAQPQTTAHSPMHSVAMQRQSTGTFYLNAAFAGSESFSLLVDTGSSFMVIPQDMLDELLARDEAQFDRNIGARMADESVRKVPIYRIKALRLGESCWLHDVESAVFPSGTRPILGMRALERLAPFQFSIAPAELSLSRCQLMTAGDTQALAMP; this is encoded by the coding sequence TTGTACTTGCGATTTGTCACATTCGCGCTGCTGATGCTGAGCACTGCGGCGCAGGCGCAGCCACAAACGACGGCGCACTCGCCCATGCACAGCGTGGCGATGCAGCGTCAATCCACCGGGACGTTTTACCTCAACGCGGCGTTTGCGGGCAGCGAGTCGTTCTCGCTGCTGGTCGACACCGGTTCCAGCTTCATGGTGATCCCGCAGGATATGCTGGATGAGTTGCTGGCGCGTGACGAGGCCCAATTCGATCGCAACATCGGCGCGCGCATGGCCGACGAGTCGGTGCGCAAAGTGCCGATCTACCGGATCAAGGCGTTGCGCCTGGGTGAGTCGTGCTGGTTACATGACGTCGAAAGCGCGGTATTCCCCAGCGGCACCCGGCCCATACTGGGGATGCGTGCGCTTGAGCGACTGGCACCGTTCCAATTTTCTATAGCACCCGCCGAGCTGAGCTTGAGCCGCTGTCAGCTGATGACAGCCGGTGATACGCAAGCGCTGGCCATGCCCTGA
- the argE gene encoding acetylornithine deacetylase codes for MITSPTLVQTLSQLIGTPSVSSTLRALDTSNHAVCALLANWLEPLGFACELLPIDGSPGKYNLIATRGHGDGGLVLSGHTDTVPYDDSGWDSDPFKLRDAHDRWHGLGTCDMKGFFALCVQLAAELKDVDLKQPLVILATADEESGMDGAKALLKAGRPLGRHALVGEPTGLVPVRMHKGIFMDVLRVRGHAGHSSNPAAGINAVEGVHQALGALLGLRDELKTRLLREEFPVPHSTLNPGCVHGGDSPNRIPAACELQFDLRPVPGLNLEDLRQEARARMDAALGEGPWQWEHDTVFEGAEPFETAADAAIVKAAERLTDCPAQAVNFCTEGGYLNQMGLQTLVLGPGDIAQAHQPNEYLSMDQVAPMMDILRGLVKDFCHEQ; via the coding sequence ATGATCACCAGCCCGACACTCGTCCAGACCCTCAGCCAGCTGATCGGCACACCGTCCGTCAGCAGCACGCTGCGCGCGCTCGACACCAGCAACCATGCCGTCTGTGCCCTGCTCGCCAACTGGCTGGAGCCGCTGGGCTTTGCCTGCGAGTTGCTGCCCATTGACGGCAGTCCGGGCAAATACAACCTGATCGCGACGCGCGGACACGGCGACGGCGGACTGGTGCTGTCCGGCCACACCGACACCGTGCCGTACGACGACAGCGGCTGGGACAGCGACCCGTTCAAGTTACGCGACGCGCACGACCGCTGGCACGGCCTTGGCACCTGCGACATGAAAGGCTTTTTCGCTCTGTGTGTGCAGCTGGCGGCCGAACTCAAGGATGTTGACCTCAAGCAACCGCTGGTCATCCTCGCCACCGCCGATGAAGAATCCGGCATGGACGGGGCCAAGGCCCTGCTCAAGGCCGGTCGCCCGCTCGGTCGGCATGCCCTGGTCGGCGAACCCACGGGCCTGGTCCCGGTGCGCATGCACAAAGGCATCTTCATGGATGTGCTGCGCGTGCGCGGCCACGCCGGACATTCGTCCAACCCGGCTGCGGGTATCAATGCCGTCGAGGGGGTACACCAGGCGCTGGGCGCACTGCTCGGTCTGCGCGATGAACTCAAGACGCGTTTGCTGCGCGAGGAATTTCCCGTGCCGCACTCCACGCTCAACCCCGGTTGCGTTCACGGTGGCGACAGCCCCAATCGCATTCCGGCCGCCTGCGAATTGCAGTTTGACCTGCGCCCGGTGCCCGGCCTTAATCTCGAAGACCTGCGCCAGGAAGCGCGTGCGCGCATGGACGCAGCATTGGGCGAAGGCCCTTGGCAATGGGAGCACGACACCGTATTCGAAGGTGCCGAGCCGTTTGAGACGGCGGCAGATGCGGCCATCGTCAAGGCCGCAGAGCGCCTGACCGACTGCCCGGCACAGGCGGTCAATTTCTGCACCGAAGGTGGTTATCTCAACCAGATGGGCCTGCAGACCCTGGTGCTGGGCCCGGGCGATATCGCTCAGGCTCATCAGCCCAACGAGTACCTGAGCATGGATCAGGTCGCGCCGATGATGGACATCCTGCGCGGCCTGGTGAAGGATTTCTGTCATGAGCAGTGA
- the argA gene encoding amino-acid N-acetyltransferase produces MSSDNPMAFPQALRSAAPYINAHSGRICVVHIPGDVAATDAFKPLIYDLALAHSLGLKLILVLGARPQIEMRLAREQHHMPMVAGHRVTDALTLDCVREAVGQLRSEFEAALSTGLASTPMGGARIHVASGNLVTARPVGILEGVDLQFTGVLRRLDTDTIADHLGNGRIVLLGPLGYSPTGETFNLRSDDLALATAKAMRADKLVLFTDADIARGELSLNNAASNEDPIQTLALNAVRADIPRVHILNAAQDGALLRELYTRDGCGLMVSAQAFDSLHQATIDDIGGLMQLIEPLERAGVIVPRSREQLELEIERFTVMARDDTIIGCRALYPYPQEACAELACIIVAPDYQHGGRANALLNHTEQAARGMGLKRLFVLTTQTEHWFIEHGFRRGSLDELPQQRQAFYNYQRNSKVLIKDL; encoded by the coding sequence ATGAGCAGTGACAACCCGATGGCATTTCCGCAGGCGCTGCGCAGTGCCGCACCGTATATCAACGCCCATAGCGGGCGTATCTGCGTGGTCCACATCCCCGGCGATGTGGCCGCAACGGATGCGTTCAAGCCGCTGATCTATGATCTGGCCCTGGCTCACAGCCTGGGCCTCAAACTGATCCTGGTGCTTGGCGCACGCCCGCAGATCGAAATGCGGCTGGCCCGCGAGCAACACCACATGCCGATGGTGGCCGGCCATCGCGTGACCGACGCACTGACCCTGGACTGCGTACGCGAAGCGGTCGGCCAGCTGCGCAGCGAGTTCGAGGCCGCGCTGTCGACCGGGCTGGCCAGCACCCCGATGGGCGGTGCGCGGATTCACGTGGCCAGCGGCAATCTCGTCACCGCGCGGCCAGTCGGCATTCTGGAGGGTGTGGACCTGCAGTTCACCGGCGTACTGCGGCGCCTCGACACCGACACCATTGCCGATCATCTGGGCAACGGACGCATCGTGCTGCTCGGCCCGCTGGGCTATTCGCCCACAGGCGAAACCTTCAACCTGCGCAGCGACGATCTGGCGCTGGCCACGGCCAAGGCCATGCGTGCGGACAAGCTGGTGCTGTTCACCGACGCCGACATCGCGCGCGGCGAACTGAGCCTGAACAACGCGGCCAGCAATGAGGACCCGATCCAGACCCTGGCCCTGAACGCCGTGCGTGCCGACATTCCGCGCGTGCACATTCTCAACGCAGCCCAGGACGGCGCCCTGCTGCGCGAGCTTTACACCCGTGATGGCTGCGGCCTGATGGTCAGCGCCCAGGCCTTCGACAGCTTGCACCAGGCCACCATCGATGACATCGGCGGACTGATGCAGCTGATCGAGCCCCTGGAACGGGCCGGCGTCATTGTGCCGCGCTCACGCGAGCAGCTGGAGCTGGAGATCGAGCGCTTCACGGTGATGGCGCGCGACGACACCATCATCGGCTGTCGGGCCCTGTACCCCTATCCGCAAGAGGCTTGCGCGGAACTCGCCTGCATCATCGTGGCCCCGGATTACCAGCATGGTGGCCGCGCCAACGCCCTGCTCAATCACACCGAGCAGGCCGCCCGCGGCATGGGCCTGAAGCGCCTGTTCGTGCTCACCACCCAGACCGAGCACTGGTTTATCGAACACGGCTTCCGGCGCGGATCGCTGGACGAGCTGCCGCAGCAAAGACAGGCGTTTTACAACTACCAGCGCAATTCCAAGGTGCTGATCAAGGACCTGTAA
- a CDS encoding 16S rRNA (uracil(1498)-N(3))-methyltransferase, whose amino-acid sequence MAHTPRLHWPEALTTGEVVQLDDERAHHLLRVLKRREGDAVVLFQAPDREFAAHIQSADKHRLSLRIDSADQRLSESNLHSVLVQGVSRGDRMDYAIQKSVELGVHSIVPVMTERSGVQLDAKRLHKKQAHWQAVALSAAEQCGRTVVPTIQPCIKLVEFLAAGAHQGVVLDPAGAALDGLNPPNLDQAFKLLIGPEGGLSEDEVALAARAGLQRLRLGPRILRTETAAVAALAALQLQFGDLGQ is encoded by the coding sequence ATGGCTCATACACCGCGCCTGCACTGGCCCGAGGCCCTGACTACGGGCGAAGTGGTGCAACTCGACGATGAACGCGCGCATCATCTGTTGCGCGTACTCAAACGCCGCGAGGGCGATGCGGTGGTGCTGTTCCAGGCCCCCGACCGCGAGTTCGCCGCGCACATCCAGTCGGCCGACAAGCACCGTCTCAGCTTGCGCATCGACAGCGCAGACCAGCGTCTGAGCGAATCGAACCTGCACAGCGTGCTGGTGCAGGGCGTTTCACGCGGCGATCGCATGGACTATGCGATCCAGAAATCGGTTGAACTTGGCGTCCACAGCATCGTGCCGGTCATGACCGAACGCAGCGGCGTTCAGCTCGACGCCAAACGCCTGCACAAAAAACAGGCGCACTGGCAGGCGGTGGCCTTGTCGGCGGCGGAGCAATGCGGGCGCACCGTGGTACCAACGATCCAGCCCTGCATAAAACTGGTCGAGTTCCTGGCCGCTGGCGCACATCAAGGCGTGGTCCTTGATCCGGCTGGCGCAGCGCTCGACGGCCTGAACCCGCCGAACCTGGATCAGGCCTTCAAGTTGCTAATCGGGCCGGAGGGCGGACTGAGCGAGGATGAGGTGGCGCTGGCCGCGCGTGCCGGCCTGCAGCGCCTGCGCCTGGGACCGCGAATTCTGCGCACCGAAACCGCGGCGGTGGCGGCGCTGGCCGCGCTGCAACTGCAGTTTGGTGATCTGGGCCAATAA